The genomic stretch TCTTTTTTCAAATCCTCTACATCAAACTCAAGGTGCGTATCACTCTTTTTAGTTAAAAAGGTAAAACGCAATGCATCATTCCCTATCTCTTTAACAATATCTTGCATCAAGATGAAGTTACCTGCCCTCTTAGACATTTTATACGGTTCACCACCTTTAAGCAAAGATACCATTTGAGAGAGAATAATCTCTAGCCTTTTAGGATCATGACCAAAAAATGCAATTGCTGCTTTTACACGGGCAATATAACCGTGGTGATCAGCTCCCCAAATGTTGATGTAGTGATCATACCCCCGCTCAAACTTCAAATAGTGGTAAATAATATCACCAGCAAGATAAGTAGGTCGTCCATCTTCTCGTACGACTACGCGATCTTTCTCATCACCATGCTCGGTTGACTTCAGCCACCATTTACCATCTTTTTCGTAAACAGCTCCAGCTTCAGACAATTTTTCAAAAATCTCATCCCACTTATCATAGAGTGATTTCTCACTGACATAGTGGTCAAAAGTAATTCCAACTTCTGCAAGATTTTGGTTAATGAGATCAAGCATTTGATCTTTTGCCCACTCAGAAATTTCTGCTATACTGCTTTCATCTTTAAACTTTTCAGCTCCAAGCACTTCAACAGCTTTACGGGCAAGATCAACAATATATTCACCACGATAATACTCATCAGGCCACTCAACATCAAGACCAAGAACTGTTTCACGCCCTGCAAGGTAAACTGAAAGACCTAACAAATAGATCTGATTACCTGCATCGTTAACATAATATTCCCGTTCTATCTTGTAACCTACGTGGCTTCCTATGCGAGCCAATACATCACCCCAAACTGCACCTCTTGCATGTCCTATGTGTAAAGGACCAGTTGGGTTTGCACTTACAAACTCTAAGAGTATAGATGTATTATTATCACCCTTACCGAAATCATTTTCATTCTTTAATGCCCAAACTGCATACTCATTCAAAAAATTTTGACTAAGCTTTATGTTTACATACCCTTTAAGAGCATCAACCTTTTCAAACATCTCTTCTTGACGAAGCTTTTCAGCAAGCTCTTCAGCAATCTGCATAGGATTGCGTCGAAGAACTTTAGCTAATGAAAAGGCTATAGGTGTCGCATAGTGACCAAAACTTTTATCTTTGGGCTTTTCAAGAACAATTGGATGATCTATATGTTTTTGAAGAACCTCATAAACCCTTCGCCTCAATTGTTTTCCTTATGCCTCTTTTTTTTCTTCAGGCTTATCGCTTTTAGCTGCATCAGATTTTTGCTC from Hydrogenimonas thermophila encodes the following:
- the argS gene encoding arginine--tRNA ligase, with protein sequence MRRRVYEVLQKHIDHPIVLEKPKDKSFGHYATPIAFSLAKVLRRNPMQIAEELAEKLRQEEMFEKVDALKGYVNIKLSQNFLNEYAVWALKNENDFGKGDNNTSILLEFVSANPTGPLHIGHARGAVWGDVLARIGSHVGYKIEREYYVNDAGNQIYLLGLSVYLAGRETVLGLDVEWPDEYYRGEYIVDLARKAVEVLGAEKFKDESSIAEISEWAKDQMLDLINQNLAEVGITFDHYVSEKSLYDKWDEIFEKLSEAGAVYEKDGKWWLKSTEHGDEKDRVVVREDGRPTYLAGDIIYHYLKFERGYDHYINIWGADHHGYIARVKAAIAFFGHDPKRLEIILSQMVSLLKGGEPYKMSKRAGNFILMQDIVKEIGNDALRFTFLTKKSDTHLEFDVEDLKKEDNSNPIYYINYAHARVFSLFEKAGKNQEDVFDASIEGLSESAYDLLFTALLLPEVLEDAFESRQLQKVTDYLKYLAGMYHKFYYDNKVVGTPNEDALLKLSAMVALSLRVGLKMLGIEALKKM